Proteins from a genomic interval of Sphingopyxis sp. QXT-31:
- the tsaD gene encoding tRNA (adenosine(37)-N6)-threonylcarbamoyltransferase complex transferase subunit TsaD — protein sequence MTLILGLESSCDETAAALVDSERRILAHRVAGQEADHAPYGGVVPEIAARAHVDRLAPIVERVLADAGKSLADVDAIAATAGPGLIGGVMVGLVTGKALAHAAGKPLIAVNHLEGHALSPRLADRSLEFPYLLLLVSGGHCQLLLVQGVGAYRRLATTIDDAAGEAFDKTAKLLGLGYPGGPAVERVAKDGDPKAVPFPRPLVGSAEPHFSFAGLKSAVVRAVASGQHRTPDLAASFQQAVVDCLIDRSRIALAACPEASAFVVAGGVAANGAIRTALTDLAARHDKPFVAPPLWLCTDNGAMIAWAGAERFAAGLTDSLDIPARPRWPLDPDAEAVRGAGVKA from the coding sequence ATGACTCTGATCCTCGGCCTCGAATCGAGCTGCGATGAAACCGCGGCGGCGCTTGTCGATAGCGAAAGGCGCATCCTCGCGCACCGCGTTGCGGGGCAGGAGGCCGATCACGCCCCCTATGGCGGCGTCGTGCCGGAGATCGCGGCGCGCGCGCATGTCGACCGCCTCGCCCCCATTGTCGAGCGCGTGCTCGCCGATGCGGGCAAGAGTCTCGCCGACGTCGACGCGATCGCCGCGACCGCGGGGCCGGGGCTGATCGGCGGGGTGATGGTCGGGCTCGTCACCGGCAAAGCGCTCGCGCACGCCGCGGGCAAGCCGCTGATCGCGGTCAACCATCTCGAAGGCCATGCCCTCTCGCCGCGCCTCGCCGACCGCAGTTTGGAATTCCCCTATCTGCTGCTGCTCGTCTCGGGCGGCCATTGCCAGCTGCTGCTGGTGCAGGGCGTCGGCGCCTACCGCCGCCTTGCCACCACGATCGACGACGCCGCGGGCGAAGCCTTCGACAAGACGGCCAAACTGCTCGGCCTCGGTTATCCCGGCGGTCCGGCCGTCGAGCGCGTCGCCAAGGACGGCGATCCGAAGGCGGTGCCCTTCCCGCGCCCGCTGGTCGGCAGCGCCGAGCCGCATTTTTCCTTCGCGGGGCTCAAGAGCGCGGTGGTGCGCGCGGTGGCGTCGGGGCAGCACCGCACCCCCGATCTTGCCGCCTCGTTCCAGCAGGCAGTGGTGGATTGTCTTATCGATCGCAGCCGCATCGCGCTCGCCGCCTGCCCCGAAGCCAGTGCTTTCGTCGTCGCGGGCGGGGTCGCGGCCAACGGCGCGATCCGCACCGCGCTGACCGACCTCGCCGCGCGTCACGACAAGCCTTTCGTTGCCCCGCCGCTTTGGCTCTGCACCGACAATGGCGCGATGATCGCCTGGGCCGGCGCCGAGCGCTTTGCCGCGGGGCTCACCGATTCGCTCGATATACCCGCGCGCCCGCGTTGGCCGCTCGATCCCGACGCCGAGGCGGTTCGCGGCGCCGGGGTGAAGGCATGA